The proteins below come from a single Mesobacillus jeotgali genomic window:
- a CDS encoding CapA family protein, which translates to MRKKKKKPYGLVMFAGLGVLASVLTFQMYHEAEAKAPSIKMKSQKSHLERSFDVSGKSFVETVKIGAIGDILIHDTVYEDAFVNPGYDFKPMLSNVKEYLIEPDLLLANQETLLGGDEIGLSSYPSFNSPVEVGEALIDAGVDIVSNANNHSLDKSEKGVLASIKNMEATGLPYVGSYKDDADKQELRILNKNGINVSYLSYTYGTNGIPVPFGKDHLVNLIDRETMKAEIHRARTESDIVVMSIHWGNEYQRFPTTDQKELAQFLINEGVDIIFGHHPHVLQPMEWLMATDGRKALVVYSLGNFLSGQMWDYKDIGGLATVEITKTLTPDGKKVVLHNPEFLPTFVSSSRQSNYRVVPLQQAGQYGLAGAENKYNEIMHHMTHLIKE; encoded by the coding sequence ATGAGAAAAAAGAAGAAAAAACCTTATGGACTGGTCATGTTTGCTGGCTTAGGTGTTTTGGCATCTGTATTAACATTCCAGATGTACCATGAAGCCGAGGCAAAGGCACCAAGTATTAAAATGAAATCTCAAAAATCCCATCTAGAAAGAAGCTTTGATGTTAGCGGCAAGAGTTTTGTAGAAACAGTAAAGATTGGAGCAATCGGTGACATCCTGATCCACGATACAGTTTATGAAGATGCCTTTGTGAATCCGGGGTATGATTTCAAACCAATGCTCAGTAATGTCAAAGAATACTTAATAGAACCTGATCTTTTGCTGGCGAATCAGGAAACACTTCTTGGCGGTGATGAAATTGGCTTATCAAGCTACCCTAGTTTCAATAGCCCGGTTGAAGTTGGAGAGGCATTGATCGATGCAGGGGTGGATATTGTATCGAATGCAAATAATCATTCCCTTGATAAATCTGAAAAGGGTGTTCTTGCATCCATAAAGAATATGGAAGCGACCGGTCTTCCTTATGTTGGTTCGTATAAAGACGATGCAGACAAGCAAGAATTACGGATCCTAAATAAAAATGGGATAAATGTTTCTTATTTGTCTTACACCTATGGAACAAATGGCATCCCAGTCCCTTTTGGAAAGGATCACCTCGTGAACCTAATTGACAGAGAAACAATGAAAGCTGAGATTCACCGCGCCCGAACAGAATCAGACATTGTCGTTATGAGCATTCACTGGGGTAATGAATACCAGCGTTTCCCTACCACTGATCAAAAAGAGCTTGCCCAGTTTCTCATCAATGAAGGTGTTGACATCATCTTTGGTCATCATCCCCATGTTCTTCAACCTATGGAATGGCTGATGGCAACGGACGGCAGAAAGGCATTGGTCGTCTACTCTCTGGGAAATTTCCTGTCAGGTCAAATGTGGGATTATAAAGATATCGGCGGTCTTGCTACTGTCGAAATAACAAAAACCCTCACACCGGATGGCAAAAAAGTCGTATTGCATAACCCTGAATTCCTTCCAACCTTTGTTTCGAGCAGCAGGCAAAGTAATTATCGGGTTGTTCCGTTGCAACAAGCCGGTCAATACGGTCTTGCTGGAGCTGAAAATAAATACAATGAGATCATGCATCATATGACTCATTTAATAAAAGAATAA